The following nucleotide sequence is from Streptomyces brevispora.
AAGCCGGGCGTCCGGCTGCTGCCGATGTCCGACGACCGGATCGAGACGCATGTGGCGGTCGATGCCGACGGCGAGAGCAGAGCCATCCACTTCCAGGAGTACTGGGTGAAGCTGCGCGCCTCCGTCCCGGCGCGGGCGATCGTGCCCGTCGGTGCCGAACAGGCCAAGCCTGCGCCGGGCGTCCTGGAGGCGATCGCCTCGGCCGACGTCATCCTCTTCCCGCCGTCGAACCCCGTCGTGTCCATCGGGACCATCCTTGCGGTGCCCGGGATCCGGGAAGCCATCGCCGAGGCCGGGGTGCCGGTCGTCGGCCTCTCCCCCATCGTCGGTGACGCACCGGTGCGCGGGATGGCGGACAAGGTGCTCGCCGCGGTGGGCGTCGAGGCCACGGCCGCGGCGGTGGCCACGCACTACGGCTCCGGGCTGCTCGACGGCTGGCTCGTCGACACCGTGGACGCCGGCGCGGTGGACGAGGTGGAGGCCGCGGGGATCCGCTGCCGTTCCGTACCGCTGATGATGACCGATGTCGCCGCCACGGCCGAGATGGCACGGCAGGCACTGGTTCTCGCCGAGGAGGTACGGGCATGAGCGCGACCTCCGCCGCCGCACCCTCGTACCGGGTGTGGGCGCTCCCCGGGATGCCCGAGGTGCGGGCCGGGGACGATCTCGCGAAGCTGATCGCCGCCGCCGAGCCCGGTCTCGCCGACGGTGACGTCCTGCTCGTCACCTCGAAGATCGTCTCCAAGGCTGAGGGCCGGATCGTCGAGGCCACCGACCGGGAGGCGGCGATCGACGCCGAGACGGTACGGGTGGTGGCGCGGCGCGGTGCGCTGCGGATCGTCGAGAACCGGCAGGGCCTGGTCATGGCCGCGGCCGGGGTCGACGCCTCGAACACCCCCGCCGGAACGGTCCTGCTGCTGCCCGAGGACTCCGACGCGTCGGCCCGGGCGATCCGCGAAGGACTGCGGGACACACTCGGCGTCGAGGTCGGCGTCGTCGTCACGGACACCTTCGGGCGCCCTTGGCGCAACGGGCTGACCGATGTCGCGATCGGGGCGGCCGGGGTGCGGGTACTGGACGATCTGCGCGGCGGGAGCGACGCGCACGGCAATCCGCTGAGCGCGACCGTGGTCGCCACCGCCGACGAGCTGGCCTCGGCCGGGGACCTGGTCAAGGGCAAGGCGGACGGGCTGCCGGTGGCGGTGGTGCGCGGGCTCGGCCACGTCGTGGACCCGGCCGACGCCGGGGGCGCACGGGCGATGGTGCGGGTCGCGGCCGACGACATGTTCCGGCTGGGGACGTCCGAGGCGGTACGGGAGGCGGTGACCCAGCGGCGCACGGTGCGCGAGTTCACCGACGATCCGGTGGACCCGGGCGCGGTGCGGCGGGCCGTGGCCGCGGCGGTGACGGCGCCCGCGCCGCATCACACGACGCCGTGGCGGTTCGTGCTGCTGGAGTCGCCGGAGTCGCGGACCCGGCTGCTGGACGCCATGCGGGACGCGTGGATCGCGGATCTGCGGCGTGACGGGAAGAGCGAGGAATCGGTCGCCAAGCGGGTGCGGCGGGGCGATGTGCTGCGCCGGGCGCCGTATCTGGTGGTGCCGTGTCTGGTGATGGACGGCTCCCACACGTACGGGGACGAGCGGCGGGACACGGCGGAGCGCGAGATGTTCGTGGTCGCCGCGGGCGCCGGGATCCAGAACTTCCTGGTCTCGCTGGCGGGTGAGCGGCTGGGGTCGGCGTGGGTGTCCTCGACGATGTTCTGCCGCGATGTCGTGCGGGAGGTGCTGGAGCTGCCGTCGTCGTGGGACCCGTTGGGCGCGGTGGCGGTGGGGCGGGCCGCGGGGGCGCCGTCCGCTCGGGCGGAGCGGGCTGCGGAGGCGTTCGTCGCGGTGCGGTGAGGCTGCGGCCGTGTGTGGGTGTGGGCGGGGTGGGTTTCGGGGCTGTGCCCCGTTGCGGGGCTCTGACCTGTTGCGGGGCTCTGACCTGTTGCGGGGCTCTGACCTGTTGCGGGGCTCTGTCTCGTTGCGGGGCTCTGACCCGGGCGGCCCCGGTCCTCCGACCCGGGCCCGGTCCTCCATCGCCGGGCGGGCTGCGACGGCGGCCGGAGGGGCCTACAGGCGGGCGATGTCGCCTCTCGTCATTCTCGGGGCGTGGCGGGGCGGGGTGTTGCCGGAGAGCATGATCAGGCGGGTCGCCCGGTGGCGCTGGCCCTCGTAGGGGGCCAGGAGGGACAGCATCTCCTCGTCGTCGGCGTTCCGGTTTCCGGCCAGTGCGTGGCCGACGATGCCGGGCAGGTGGATGTCGCCCACCGTCACCGCGTCCGGGGCGCCGTTCGCCCGTTGCAGGGTCTCGGCGGCCGTCCAGGGGCCGATGCCCGGGATCGCCTGGAGCCGGGCCATCGCCTCGGTGAGCTCCATGGCGGCCGCCTCCTCCATCCGGCGGGCCACCCGGACCGCGCGCAGGATCGTCGCCGAGCGCTTGCTGTCGACGCCCGCGCTGTGCCACTCCCAGGACGGGATCAGCGACCAGGTGCGGGCGTCCGGCATGACGTACAGGCCGTACTCCTGCGGGCCGGGCGCCGGCTCCCCGTACTTGCGGACCAGGAGGCGCCAGGCGCGGTACGCCTCGTCCGTGGTGACCTTCTGCTCCAGGACCGACGGGATCAGGGACTCCATCACCAGGCCGGTGCGCAGCAGCCGCAGTCCCGGCCGGCGGTGGTGGGTCGCCGCGAGCAGCCGGTGGCGCGGGGTGAAGGCCTCCGGTTCGTCCGCCGCGCCCAGCAGCGTCGGCAGCTGGTCCAGCAGCCAGGCCGCGCCGGGCCCCCAGGCGGCCGCCTCGATCCGGCCGTCGCGGGCGACGACATGAAGGGTGCCGGGGCCCGCGGGGGTGCGGCTGGCCCGCCGGACGGAGCCGTCCGCGGACATCCGGAAGGCGGGGTCGGCGGGACCTCGGCGCAGCGGGCCGAGGACGAGCCGCAGATCGAGCGGGCCCGGCGGGGTCCAGTCACGGGTCAGTGCCGCCGGCGCGGGCGTCGTCACCTGGTGCGGGACGGCCGCGTGCGGGGCGCTGCGGGGAGCGAATCGTCCTGCCACGGGTGGAGTCCTCGGTAGTCGGGGGTGCCTGTCGAGGGTACGGCTGATTCCGGCCAGTCGCGGTGTCCTACGAGGAGCGGATCGCCCCGGTCATTCGTCCGAGGAGAAGCGCACCGATGCGGCGGGCAGGTGTGCCCCGCACCAGATCCGGACACCGTCGCGCAGTTCGTTGTCGGCGCCGACCTTGGCCCCGTCGCCGATGACCGCGCCGGCCAGCACCGTACGGCTGCCGATCCTGGCGCCCGCTCCGACCAGGGAGTCCGTGATCACGGCTCCCGGTTCGACGACGGCGCCCGCCAGCACGGTGGAGCCCTCGATCCTGGCGCCCGCGCCGATGACGGCGTCGGCGCCGATGACCGTACCGCCGGTGAGTTTGGCGTCGGGGGCGACGGTGGCGGTCGGCAGCACGAGCCGGTCGCCGCATCGGCCGGGGACTGCCGGGGAGGGGGCACGGCCGAGGACCAGGTCGGCGGAGCCGCGTATGAAGGCCTGCGGGGTGCCGAGATCCAGCCAGTACGTGGAGTCGACCATGCCCTGGAGATGTGCGCCGGAGGCGAGCAGTCCGGGGAAGGTCTCGCGCTCCACCGAGACCGGGCGGCCGGTCTCGATGGTGTCGATGACCGACCGGCGGAAGATGTACGCCCCCGCGTTCACCTGGTCGGTGACGATCTCCTCGGGGGTCTGCGGCTTCTCCAGGAACGCGGTGACCCGGCCGGTCCCGTCCGTGGGTACGAGGCCGAAGGCGCGCGGGTCCTCGACCCGGGTGAGGTGGAGCGAGACGTCCGCCCCGGAGTCGGCGTGCGAGGTGACCAGTGCCCGGATGTCGAGGCCGGTGAGGATGTCACCGTTGAAGATGAGTACCGGTTCGTCCGGGCCCGAGGTGAGCCGTGCGGCGACGTTGCGGATGGCTCCGCCGGTGCCGAGCGGTTCGCGTTCGGTGACGTATTCGATGTGGAGGCCGAGCTCCGAACCGTCGCCGAAGTACGGCTCGAAGACCTCTGCCAGGT
It contains:
- a CDS encoding coenzyme F420-0:L-glutamate ligase yields the protein MSATSAAAPSYRVWALPGMPEVRAGDDLAKLIAAAEPGLADGDVLLVTSKIVSKAEGRIVEATDREAAIDAETVRVVARRGALRIVENRQGLVMAAAGVDASNTPAGTVLLLPEDSDASARAIREGLRDTLGVEVGVVVTDTFGRPWRNGLTDVAIGAAGVRVLDDLRGGSDAHGNPLSATVVATADELASAGDLVKGKADGLPVAVVRGLGHVVDPADAGGARAMVRVAADDMFRLGTSEAVREAVTQRRTVREFTDDPVDPGAVRRAVAAAVTAPAPHHTTPWRFVLLESPESRTRLLDAMRDAWIADLRRDGKSEESVAKRVRRGDVLRRAPYLVVPCLVMDGSHTYGDERRDTAEREMFVVAAGAGIQNFLVSLAGERLGSAWVSSTMFCRDVVREVLELPSSWDPLGAVAVGRAAGAPSARAERAAEAFVAVR
- a CDS encoding nucleotidyltransferase family protein, yielding MTEAKEAILLVGGKGTRLRPLTVHTPKPMVPAAGVPFLTHQLARARAAGVEHIVLATSYLAEVFEPYFGDGSELGLHIEYVTEREPLGTGGAIRNVAARLTSGPDEPVLIFNGDILTGLDIRALVTSHADSGADVSLHLTRVEDPRAFGLVPTDGTGRVTAFLEKPQTPEEIVTDQVNAGAYIFRRSVIDTIETGRPVSVERETFPGLLASGAHLQGMVDSTYWLDLGTPQAFIRGSADLVLGRAPSPAVPGRCGDRLVLPTATVAPDAKLTGGTVIGADAVIGAGARIEGSTVLAGAVVEPGAVITDSLVGAGARIGSRTVLAGAVIGDGAKVGADNELRDGVRIWCGAHLPAASVRFSSDE
- a CDS encoding DNA-3-methyladenine glycosylase family protein, with the translated sequence MAGRFAPRSAPHAAVPHQVTTPAPAALTRDWTPPGPLDLRLVLGPLRRGPADPAFRMSADGSVRRASRTPAGPGTLHVVARDGRIEAAAWGPGAAWLLDQLPTLLGAADEPEAFTPRHRLLAATHHRRPGLRLLRTGLVMESLIPSVLEQKVTTDEAYRAWRLLVRKYGEPAPGPQEYGLYVMPDARTWSLIPSWEWHSAGVDSKRSATILRAVRVARRMEEAAAMELTEAMARLQAIPGIGPWTAAETLQRANGAPDAVTVGDIHLPGIVGHALAGNRNADDEEMLSLLAPYEGQRHRATRLIMLSGNTPPRHAPRMTRGDIARL
- the cofD gene encoding 2-phospho-L-lactate transferase, which translates into the protein MRIVVLAGGIGGARFLRGLKEASPDADITVIGNTGDDIHLFGLKVCPDLDTVMYTLGGGINEDQGWGRTDESFHVKEELAAYGVGPEWFGLGDRDFATHIVRTQMLGAGYPLSAVTEALCARWKPGVRLLPMSDDRIETHVAVDADGESRAIHFQEYWVKLRASVPARAIVPVGAEQAKPAPGVLEAIASADVILFPPSNPVVSIGTILAVPGIREAIAEAGVPVVGLSPIVGDAPVRGMADKVLAAVGVEATAAAVATHYGSGLLDGWLVDTVDAGAVDEVEAAGIRCRSVPLMMTDVAATAEMARQALVLAEEVRA